From one Candidatus Poribacteria bacterium genomic stretch:
- a CDS encoding Rieske 2Fe-2S domain-containing protein has protein sequence MAKHVVATVDEIPPGERKIVELEGRSLGVFNINGEFYAVRNICPHQGAPLCEGRLTGLLQSDVPGEYTYTRKGEILRCVWHGWEFDIKTGQSWWNPAQKRVRKYPVEVEDGATVASGLQKGPYTAETYSVTVDQQYVVIDIPE, from the coding sequence ATGGCAAAACATGTAGTTGCAACCGTAGACGAAATTCCGCCGGGTGAACGCAAAATCGTCGAACTTGAAGGACGATCACTCGGCGTTTTTAATATTAATGGCGAGTTTTATGCCGTGCGGAATATCTGTCCCCATCAGGGCGCACCCCTATGCGAGGGACGTCTGACAGGGCTTCTTCAGTCCGATGTACCCGGTGAATACACATACACCCGCAAAGGCGAAATTTTGCGATGCGTCTGGCACGGTTGGGAGTTTGATATCAAAACGGGACAGTCGTGGTGGAACCCAGCGCAGAAGCGTGTCAGAAAGTACCCGGTGGAGGTAGAGGACGGGGCGACGGTGGCGTCAGGGCTGCAAAAGGGACCGTACACCGCCGAGACCTATTCCGTAACCGTCGATCAGCAGTATGTGGTCATTGACATACCCGAATAA